Within the Zea mays cultivar B73 chromosome 10, Zm-B73-REFERENCE-NAM-5.0, whole genome shotgun sequence genome, the region aaAAGCCCAAGGAAACAGTGAAGAAATCCAAGGAGAGGGCAGTCAGCCAGTGCTCTAGTGGCGCACTAGACAGTGTATAGTtcatgtccagtgtacaccggactgtccggtgtgcactgcacTGTCTGCACAGAGAGGTCCGCAACCAAGGACTCTCGGGCGTTGTAGCATCAGACAGTCTGGCCAATGGTCGGCTCCAACGGTTGACTGCTAAAGACCTCAACGGTCAGCTAACGTGGCTAGggcaccagacatgtctggtgtgcactggactgtccggtgcacctatcGACAGAAGGAGCAAATTTTCTATCTAACTGCTATAATTGAGGGGGAGGCTATTTTACCCcctccaaccggccatttgaaggtgtgggagcctaagcaacataccaatacatgttatagacatttccaagtgctcaaacacccaagtgcttaatagaatcactcagtgattagtgtaggtgctttgcgaagtgcttagattagttagaccgcttatgcgcttgctttaggtgaatcctagttagttgagtgagtttagaagaaaaaaacccacaaaacccctcggctcttatgtgagtcattgtaattgtaccgactagggcaagagtcttgcgagactgtgataaccgagtttgtgtcacggccgccaccgtgtaccgaagggaacgagACCCGCGACGCTTCGaccgaaagctcgatagtggagatggcggggagcgtccgagaggagccgaaagcggagcaccacttgcgcgtagaGAAGGACTGTAGCTCTCTACGGATTTActtgaccgtggtgcttggccctcgcgtgggctacccctttacgtaggggcaccaacggggATTAGTcgtgaccttgcgtggttccacagaccttggtaaaaataccggcgccatccacgagagtttgctttctctactagctctttatcttccgcatttacattaagtacttaagtttcaacctctcctttctagttagaatatttaggattgaaacttaggctttacggtagagataacaacacttagacaaaacctagtttgcacattttagattgtttatttgcaaaTATTTTGttttagggatttatttgtggcctagtttagaaaaaagttttagaagtcctaattcacccctctcTTAGGCGTCATCGTTTCCTACAATAATGTTGGTGAAGGGTCCAAGAATTCCCATTTCAATTGGGCAGGGAATACAGTATCATCCAACATAGATAATGTCTATCATACCTAATGTAATGTCAAATGTGACTAACGCTGTGTTATCTGCAAGTTAATGACCAAATTTAATGACACTTATTCCTTCCTATTTCTGTTCCATACAAGCCATTTTCTTAACATCTTTTTCAGTGTGAAATCATTAAGTTATCAAATAGCTTCTACAAATCCCAAAAGACTTCACTTTTCGTATGTGAGTAACTTCATGTTTTCTTCAGGAATATTACCAAATTTAATGGTTATTATTCCTTTCTATTTTAGTTCCATACAGGCCATTTGCATAACATCTATTTCAGCGTGAAAACAATAAGTTATCAAACAACTTCCACAAATGCCAAAAGACTTCACTTTTCATATGATGGACAACCATGGGCATGATAGCATTTTTGTGCAACCAAGACTTCCCTACCAAGTCAAACCACTGATTAATCTAGTTCTCCCACCTGCCGACCGCCACATCAATCAGCCACACTAACGATCACGCTATTGATCACCATCAGCTCTTATCTAATGGAGCATTTCGGTGCACAACCTTTATCATTAGCCTACAATCACATTAATGCTACATTAGCTTTCCTTTTACAGAATTTAATTTGAAATGAAACACTACATTATATTGAAATAAAAAAATTATCCAAGTACATCATTATGCAAATAAAAATTACATAATTCATAAaaacataaaaataaataaaattatatattttacaaaaaaatattGGTACAATACTACTAATCTCAGTTATCTTTATCTTCCACCTCTTTCACATCTTCTTTCTCTTCTAATTTTAAATGCTTAGTCAACTTTTTAATGTCAACCTGTGGACCCTTTTTATGTTACTGTTTATATCGATGGTGGATTAATCCAACAACTTATTGAATTGCTCAAAGAATTTTGATTGAGTCATCCTCTAGCTAGCCTTATAAAGCTTGTTCAACTTAATCTCTCTAAGACAAGGGACTCGTTCCTAGCCCTTTTCTTATACATTGAGCTCTTTCCCTATCAGGTTCAATAGGGCATGGTGGACCGACACTCTCTAATGATATGTAGTTATAATCGTCATCCAATTTAAGATAGGATATCTTACTCCCATTGTTGGAGTCGCCATCACCATGCCGCGTGCACCACTTTGACTGATAATGAAGAGTGCGCCACATGTGCTCTAGCTTGAAGTCGGTTTCATCAAGCTTATTGAGGAAGCTCTTCTTGGTCGTCGAGGAGCATAGCGCCATTTGCTCGCTCAGTCAAGCCACATACAAGTGGTTGTATATGTCATCAAAGAGGGTGACCTTGCGGTTGCTTATGAACAATTGATCCTTCATTTGCTTGGAGGACGGTGGTGAGAAGCTTCCATAGTGGAGTTGTGTATACTGGCTATTTGGTCCTAGAAGGTTGATCTCTTCTTGCCATTGGCCGCAATGTGATCCAGGAAGTGTAGTAGCCATGCATGGACCTATAAACTATAAACTCAAAAAATTCTTGTCAACTTAAAAAATTATGTTGAGTTCATATGTGTGTGTGCACGTGTGCGTGTGTGTACTTACCAATCTTTTGTTCTCCATCTTTGTCCAATGCCCTTGTTGTTAGAATTGGGTACCACCGGATTAAGCGAACTGGTTTGAAGCTATTTCATTGTGGCTGCTTAGGGGCACTATCATACTTGTAGGAGGATGAAATGTGGCTACTTGAGGTGTTATCATACCCGCAAGAGAGCGAAATGAAAGATGAACACCAAATGGAGAAGAGCACCAAACTAAAGAGCAAACAAAGGAGCACCATATGGATGACAATACGAATATGGAGGGTATGGATAAGCGAAAGGTTGAGAAGAAGCAATGGTGATAGGAGTTTCAATATTAGGAGCGTCAGTAGTAAGATTTTTATTAGTAGGAGGAGGAGCATCCATGGACGATCAGCACGGATAGAGATGAGAATATGGTTATAAAAAGATATTATAGACTCGAAACAAGGACAAATAGAAACATACTTTTGCTGATGATGGACGAGAAAAAGACTCGTCCTTGCATTAGACATGTTCAAACGTCAGGTCAGATCGGGTTTGGATCAGGTTTGGGTCAGGTCATGGGTTGTTTGTCACGGCCCATACCCAACCCATGACTAGTGTCGAATCAGGTCAGGTTGGTATGTGCCGGGTAGGGTCGGATTGTTTAGTTTTGGATCGGGTTTTTTCGGGTTAGGTCGTGTTTTTGTCAAAAATCATGGCCCGTATCCGACTCATGGATTATTGTGGGTTAAAAACTATGGCTCGTACCTACATTAGTTGGGCTGGGTCGAGTCAATCGGGTCAGGTGGCTTGTGCTTAGATCTGTCCTATACTATACTAATAGGGGTGGAACAAATTCGAGACTATACTATTGCACGATTAGGTGGAACAAATATATCTGTGTGACTATAAAAAGTAACAAAGAGGCCCAAGGGGCCAGGACATGGGAAGAGCATATCCTTTTGCTGTATAGGTAGGTTAGGATTGGCAGGCATTAGGAACTCCATTATACCTGCGTTGTAGCTTCGTACCCGCTTTGTACCCATCAATTCACATACAACGTTGATGAAGGGCCCAAGAATTCACAAGATCAGATCCAAGAATCGGATAGACAAATACACAACTCAGTGCCATAGTGTCATCCAATCCAACTGAAAAACAAACACAAACAATTCTTATTCCATATCTTATTCCAATGTAATGACTAACGTTGTgttctctacaagaatattgctaAATTTAGAGGGTAtttgaatgcactaaaactaatagttagtgactaaaattagttgagacatccaaacaATGTAGCTAATAGTTTAGTTATTAGCTATTTTtgataaattagttaatagttatgtagttatttgttagctagctaattccattaacaatttttagccaactaactattagttctagtgcattcaaacacccccttaatgaCAAATATTCCTTCCTATTTCAGTTCCATACAAGTCATTTGCTTAACCCGTCTTTCAGCGTGAAAACAATACAAGTTACCAAACAGCTTCTACGAACTCCAAAAGACTTCACTTTTCATATGATGGACAACCGTGGGCATGAGCATGACCAACTTGTTAGCATTTTTATGCAATCAAGACTTCCCTGGTTAAGGTCCAGAGTAATGACAAAGTGTGACGCATTTCAATGCGCCTCTGGCACGAAGGGCCACCATACGAACAACCCATAGGCGCAGTAACAGCTAGCACGCTATCAGAAACCActtacagaagcaaattcagtactgAGAGATCACCCCTTTTCAGCCATGGTAAACATGGTTCTTAAAATGTGCAGAGTAGAGAAGTGACGGGGATGCAACACGATTGACACTGAGCATCAGTGCTCAAGGTGGAAAACACACTCAGTCAGGCGCTGCAGTTTGCTCGCATCAAGCTTCTGGTTGATCTGAGCCTTTGGCTTTTTGACAGTAAGCATCTTGGTCGCTGCGCCCAAACTCCAACCGATTTGCACAGCATCTGCAATGGGGGCAATAGAAGTTATTATTATAACCTAATAATTCCGGAGCAGGTAAAGATCAACTGCAACAGCGCTTGGGAAAATTTTGCATGGCTATCAGCACACCAACTACGCAGGCCCATCTGCCAAAGTAATTCGGGAAGTTATCACACATTTAGAAGCATACAAAAATGTTTCCCAGCACTGACAATCCAGATAAAGTAATAATAGTGCAAAGAGCTAACTGAAGTTATTATATCAAACTTAGTTACCATATAACATTCGAAAGAAAATGTATTGGAAAACCTACATAAAATCCAGAAAAATGGAAACTTACATAAAATCAAGAAAAATGGAAACACTAAAACTGTTACTATCCAACAGTCCCACTGCTATTATCCATGCAAGTCACTGGTCAACAACAGTAAGCCAAAATAGGACATTTTAAGATTTTTGCCACAGCTATTATCCATGGAAATCACTGGTCAACAGTAAGTCAAAATAGGACATTTTTTACTTTTTGCCACAGCTATTATCCATGGAAGTCACTGGTCAACAATAAGTCAAAAGAGGACATTTCAACTCTTTGCCATTATTATTAGAGGGGTCACGCTCTGGCCTCTCACAGTCACCCGCTCACAAAGTGGCAACTCATTCACACTCCCGTCAGCATAATGGCAAATAGTTAAGTATTCCCTATTTCTACTGTTATTAAAATTTCAAAGTTCATACTAGGCAAGTAGGCAAAACAAGGAGGGATGTTGATAGTATAAGATAGCCCGAGATCAATAGAAGGCAAATCATTGTCACAGTAGCTGGCAGTGAAAAAATAAGTTTAGAGCTACTATTGTAAGCATAAGTAACACATATAAGATCAGGACAAATGAACTGCCCACAAGAACCTCTTATATATATGAACATAAGTAGATGACGTTCAGTTCAAATAAGACCCAATGGTAATACAATCAAAATTTGTCAATGTCATAAAACATGTAGGGAACTCATAATTTATGCTTATAGAGTGGATAGATAGGTAGACGGAAATCAATTATGTTATCtgtatattaaataaattaatggTTGTTACAAATATAAGATTTCTCAAGAGTTATAGAATCTAACATGATGCCACCCCATCAGTAAATATTTACAGCTAGAGAAAAAATGATGGAGCCCTCATTTCTTCAATACATTTACCTTCAAGAGCTGAGGAAACACATTCTACCTGCCATGATGTAAATCTAATCTAAGACAAAGAAATGAGTCAAGAAGTGGAAAAGAATTCAACATATCCCAAAAGTGCACCACTCCACTACAACTTAAAACAAACCCAAAAAAGCATTGTGTATAGTAGAACTTTCACATTGGAACAAAATGGCTGCATTGCGAAACATACAGTTTGTAGCATCCTCCTCACTCATCCCCATGAAATGAGCCACATCAGCAACGCTAATTGTCGAATATGCAGAAGTCAACAGTTTGAATATCCTTTGTCTGTAGCTCTCTGCATTACAACAAAGACCAGATATTCACCTCAAATCCTTAACTAGTTAAGCTCACGTTATTAAAAAACAAGCATTGATCAGTTTCCAAACAATCAAGCTAGAAAAACAAAACCATTTGCCATGTCAAAACACTGGAAATCATACTTTCCTTACAGAAAACACGAGGAAGAATATCATTAAATCATTAAATGTCTCAATTTTGTTTTTAATAAATTCTGCCATAGTCACTAAATTAAGAGGCACCCTTACAGTTTTACAATTTTTGAACAGAAGATGCAGAGATGACAGTCATAACTTCTTCACAACATACTATGTCAAAGGGTACATTCTACGCCAGCATTTGTCATGTTATGGTATGATATCAATATAGCACAACAAGTACCCGATTTGTTGGCATGAAAAATACTATCTTACTGAAACACAAAGCACTAGGGCCAGTTGATACCTTGGAGAACAAATTTgacagaatgaatcagagtatcaTAGAACAGCCATGAAGCTCCCCTGCGAACTTCTCCATCAGCATTTTCACAGAGGATATATGATTCTCAGTGCAGACCAACTCTATAGATAGATTCTCCCACTACAAATCCATGGTGACAATATGTTCAACAGCCTCTACCCACCCATGCCACTACCAAATCTCTATGAAAGCAAACAATTCAAGTTTAGCTTCGCTACTTTGCACATAATCATAGGAATGTTCTATGCCATTCATAACAACAAAAGCAAGCCCTATACCTAGGAAGGCAGTGATGAATTCAGTGAGGTCAGGGCCCCACTCGAACCCCTGTGCGGCCGTGTTGACACCAGCATAGTCTCTGTTCCAGAGGCACTGACCAATCCTCCAGACCGCGGCGAGCTCCGGCCGCGTGTCCTTCACCTCCTGCGGCAGCGATTTCCAGAAGAACCGCGCGCTGTTCCTGCTCACTCCCAAGTCACAACAACACCAAGGCATCAAAAGGATGGGGAAAAAACGAGGGCAAGGGCGGCGGATCGCATACAGGTCATTGATGTAGAGGTGGGCCAGGAGGTGGACAGAGTAGGGCCATTCGTCGGTATTGGTTCCCTTGGACGCGGCCTGCGAGATCAATCGCGTGAGACGGAGCGCTAACCCTTGTGCGGATGTGGGGTGCGATTGGGAGAGAGGCAAGAAGGGTACCTGTAGGAGGAGCTCGTCGCAGAGGGAGGCGACGGCGGTGTAGGACTTGTCGGAGAGGGCGGCCTGGACGGCGGAGAGGTCCATTGGCAGCGAAGGAGGGAAATTGGCTATGGGGTACGAGTAGGACGGGGAGGAGAGAGGGTTTTGGAACTAGGACTTGTGGCCTGGTGGGGAATTCGGAGCAGTCCCCTTTGCGGGCAACGACTCTTATGTAAGCAGTCTTTCTATTTAAACATGCAATTAAACCATCTAATCTATTAGATTGTGATTTAATTGTAggtcacatttaacacttaaactcTTCCACCAATAGCTCAATAATTTTTATAAAAAAACTCTAACAAACTATGGTTGTATCTGTGGTTGGATCGTAATCTAATGTATCAGATGGTTTGTTTGCACGCTTGCACAGAAGGACTGCTTGCATAGCTGTTGTTGTTCTCCAAACGCTATACTTAGTATTAGATGTCGTTTTAGACATTATTTCACATATACCAAGTAATAAGTAATGGAGAGATAAATTTCCAGTCACACCCATATTAAATAGGGTCCAACGTTCTCTTTTGTATGCACGTAGCCAGCCATGATAAAGAAGACACGGTAAAACTGGACAATACTACTTTTATATCGTAGAATGACATATTTTATTACACTACACTTATTCATACAGAATGACATCTAATACTACATCGTAGGGAGTATATATAAAAAACATCTATATACAACCAATTGTATTTAAATCTTACATCTTATTCATTAGAACCTCTCAAAATATGACTTATTTATGTAGATTGTATGGCTAGGACCGTATCTAAACTCAGAGAACCGTGCTAGAGACGTTCCTTCACTAAGATATCGTCTCTTGTGTTTTTCTCCACTTACCCCTTTAATACCTTTTAAGATACGGAACATTTATGTGGGTTGCACATGCCCTTAGAAACTCTTCCTTTCTTTAAAGAAAAAATTTCCTCCTTAGTCCTATAATCAAAAACAAATACTTTCTCCGTTATTTTTTATTTGACATGGTTTAGTTAAAAATCTAATACTTAAAATGGAAGTAATAATTAATTAAGAGAAAAAAATTGAACGTCGTAGCCACAACCAAAACATTGAGTTAAGTGCTATGATCAGCAGAATTTGTAAGGAATCCACTGAGTCCAGGGTATCCAGCCCAAATATTGAGTGGGGCCCAAATATAAGTGAAGGCCTAAATAAAGTGTTGTTAACAAATAAACCTTTGTAACTGTAGTAAATAAGGTAAAAAGTCCACTAAACCAAAAAATTTAAGTGGGAGCTTGTGTCTCCCACTCGGCCAACGTCGGTCCGCACCCCTGCACGAATCGGTAGATGAGAAAATGCTTGAATGAAATATCTAATCCAAAAAATAGTTATTTTAGTggaatgtgaaagtcgcctagaggggggtgaatagggcgaatctgaaatttacaaacttaagcacaactacaagccggggttagagttagaaatagaaacgagtccgaaagagagggaaaacaaatcaacaaagaaataaagcggatgaacacggtgatttgttttaccgagattcggttcttacaaacctactccccgttgaggtggtcacaaagaccgggtctctttcaaccctttccctctctcaaacggtcacctagactgttggggacttgttctcaaatgctatgaattaagaacaaggcaacataaaatgttaaatgttaacgtccttcgtccatgaaacaataTTCCCATGAGGATAATGAATCATGGACGAAGGTTGACGAGaacataattacgaaggttaaatcttcgtaattaaattctaatagatgatataagataacataaaataaagggtattaaGAGATAAATGAATTATAAACGAGTTAAATTAAATTTTTTTTAATATATTGAATtactgaatacaattatacctctgccttggcaaagatagattcccgaaagatgcgattacaattgccagaatccgtgaacagtaaaggaatactgttcactatttataggcacagggcacagcctgtgaggaattacaattatgcccctcattaaagtttacaacaatgactcagacctttatggactaaaaggtcattctatcttcatgtcggtttgtaatatcgaagctttatgaagaggaaccttcggccatctcatacaaacagcttcagccgaaagccgcttcttcctagaagaccttcggcgacaaagcatagacccaacagtagcccctttcgcggtgctagatcgtttttcgtaacgagcttgatccgtgaaaaaagtctcttaagcttcggggagccgaaggtccaaaaaacaccttccctgagctcgttgtcgagaaacgattcagtttcccagcgcttagtggtcccaccttgcagagttactgtttgtccctgcggtccaccgtgcagcgagtgcaagcgggtgtccgcctggtgtaaaaatcctggcgcttcgccttcttacctgcagtactatataaacagacgagtaggtgtgaagttaccacagcattcattgctatctgcactgttctgctgccaaaatttttatccatcgccgaagcttgactctcggaatcgaacgaagctccaacttgaagcctgcttcgtcaaaaGAAAAAACTTCGGGAGAAAAGagtatttaatttccacaaactcagatttaaatggccagagtacgttctaccgctagggttgagcatgaggggggcgaagctgaaggttcggagactgttcccatctccgaagcgatgcagagatctggactggtaacttcggaaaagatccccagtgatgatgcggaacaagcaaaacaagcaattgccgaagcagaagaagaagatattgaggaaactgatcccgaagatgattatcgcattgccatgccaagcaagcccagccacttggacttcggaaagtctactgtttcgaaggctgatctctccaagatggtaaagtcgggcttttttaatgaaaatcagaagaagctattacgcttcgggggagaagagactaccccaaaaccggagaaggatgaaattgttattttcaaaagctttctaaaggctggattaagattccccctacatgggattattgcagaggtactgaagaggttcggtatctattttcaccagctgactcctaacgctatcgttaggcttagtgtttatatctgggcactccgaagccaagcagtggagccatttgcggacagcttttgccgagttcacgaactacactatcagacgaaggctagaaaagatggattgcatgacaattttggttgctataatttcgcctatcggaaaaccacaaagtttcctgtaatcagctaccggagcaaatgggcagcaggctggaagtcggagtggttctatgtcaaggttgatgacgacaaggagaagcttgtgcaaagtccactcgaacttcttcggagaaacccgacctcgctacaacatgacacccgaaggtccaacacaacaagcaatgaatgaattcagaattattgcagagcatatcagtacaagggacctggttcaggaatttttggctttcaaagtttttcctagtttgaaagaatgggaaatgccgaagctaaagggggagaagaaagaaggtgaacttgtacgtttaccttactatttcaagtttaagaaatactttaaaacgccttgccaagagtggctagacacaattgaagtaatgtgcaatgaaatacttggcaattattccaaaaaagaagatcaattgatgactgcggccttcgacacccgtccgaagcgaagactgaaccgagtgttggacgccttgggttttgaataccctgactatgaaaatctgaacaaaggtgccggaggccagaaaaggaaaaagataaccgaagcctcaaatgaagatgaaaaagagacaccaaagaagaaaattccaaagaagaggaaagcgtcttctccgaaacgaaaaatatccgacgaagaaggatCTCCCGcctcaccctctgccactgatgtggaggcaattttgaaggtaatgactgaatccctgcctgcgaagctaagtccattggggcctcaactgacaaagtttttttcagaaggaaaaggagcccgaaaaaatgaagaaaacgactaaagtaaagagacagaggatcatcggtgtgacagaggtaattgacaagacaccgccaagagcttcagctcagaagacaccagtggctgaggaagggacagatattgaaatcacaccttcggaggtcgcggctgccgaagctgcctcagctgaagatttgaacctggagagcacaatcgaacatattgacaaaatactgctagacatggctgcagaagaagctaccacc harbors:
- the LOC100280950 gene encoding COP9 signalosome complex subunit 8-like, giving the protein MDLSAVQAALSDKSYTAVASLCDELLLQAASKGTNTDEWPYSVHLLAHLYINDLNSARFFWKSLPQEVKDTRPELAAVWRIGQCLWNRDYAGVNTAAQGFEWGPDLTEFITAFLESYRQRIFKLLTSAYSTISVADVAHFMGMSEEDATNYAVQIGWSLGAATKMLTVKKPKAQINQKLDASKLQRLTECVFHLEH